Proteins found in one Acidobacteriota bacterium genomic segment:
- a CDS encoding ABC transporter permease: MGKILAVASKEMRQILRDRRTLLILLFIPAFFLLLYGYALSFDIRNVRLAVQDRDRSTHSRALVSSFVNSGYFALVGYEDSDAALERLVDEGKVRAILSIPAGFERDLRLKRPVTVQVVIDGDNANTAATVSGYARLLVAEFGAVQMQTMLLTAGSPPMVIAEPRIWYNPQLRSALFLVPGLIAYISMITAVVSTALSVVREKERGTMEQVRMAPVGPVSYILGKTLPYLAISFASAVLIVLAAMLLFDLPMRGSWPLLLFAIGLFLVGAQAQGLLISTIADTQQVAFQIALLSSMLPTMILSGFVFPISSMPAVVQAITHIVPARYFLVALRAIVLKGADITAFWQDLVALAIFATVAMGLASLRLRREWA, translated from the coding sequence GTGGGAAAAATCCTTGCCGTTGCGTCGAAAGAGATGCGCCAGATCCTCCGCGATCGCCGCACCCTGCTGATCCTGTTGTTCATTCCGGCGTTCTTCCTCCTGCTGTACGGCTACGCGCTCAGCTTCGACATTCGCAACGTCCGCCTGGCCGTCCAGGACCGCGATCGCAGCACGCACAGCCGGGCGCTGGTGTCGTCGTTCGTCAACTCCGGCTACTTCGCGCTGGTGGGCTACGAAGATTCCGACGCGGCGCTCGAGCGGTTGGTGGACGAGGGGAAGGTCCGCGCCATCCTGTCGATCCCCGCCGGCTTCGAACGCGACCTGAGGCTGAAGCGCCCCGTCACCGTGCAGGTCGTGATCGACGGCGACAACGCCAACACCGCCGCCACCGTGTCAGGCTACGCCCGCCTGCTCGTCGCCGAGTTCGGCGCCGTGCAGATGCAGACGATGCTGCTGACCGCGGGTTCGCCGCCAATGGTGATCGCGGAACCCCGCATCTGGTACAACCCGCAACTGCGCAGTGCGCTGTTCCTGGTGCCTGGCCTGATCGCCTACATCTCGATGATCACCGCGGTGGTCTCCACGGCCCTGTCGGTCGTGCGCGAGAAAGAGCGCGGGACGATGGAGCAGGTGAGGATGGCGCCGGTGGGCCCGGTGTCGTACATCCTGGGCAAGACGCTGCCGTACCTCGCGATCTCCTTTGCGTCAGCCGTGCTGATCGTGCTGGCCGCCATGCTGCTGTTCGACCTGCCGATGCGGGGATCGTGGCCGCTCTTGCTCTTCGCGATCGGCCTGTTCCTGGTCGGCGCCCAGGCCCAGGGCCTGTTGATCTCGACCATCGCCGACACGCAACAGGTCGCGTTTCAGATTGCGCTGCTGTCGTCGATGTTGCCGACCATGATCCTGTCGGGCTTCGTCTTTCCCATCTCCAGCATGCCGGCGGTGGTGCAAGCCATTACGCACATCGTGCCGGCGCGCTACTTCCTCGTCGCGCTGCGCGCGATCGTGCTGAAGGGGGCCGACATCACCGCCTTCTGGCAGGACC
- a CDS encoding ABC transporter ATP-binding protein, with protein sequence MEEEVRLKPDATSAIESNVASGVSRTSPAIDVRGLTRKFGDFVAVNDLSFSVAQGEVFGFLGANGAGKSTTIRMLCGLLRPTAGTALVGGLDVGRDPEGVKRRIGYMSQRFSLYEPLTVDQNIQFFGGVYGLSGERFAARRRFVLEMAGLEGREKTLTRDLPGGWRQRLALGCAILHEPSIVFLDEPTGGVDPLSRRRFWDLIGDLSSKGVTVLVTTHYLDEAEHCHRLAIIHAGQLAAIGTANELKQVFSSRPIVEIQSAQPVQAMDVLDRLETVEKTSLFGTAVHAVMRDTQTSAAMLSASLTAAGVTVRSIGPVSPSLEDVFLDVVERSLDRVERVGTA encoded by the coding sequence ATGGAGGAAGAGGTCCGGCTAAAGCCGGACGCCACATCCGCAATCGAGTCGAATGTAGCGTCCGGCGTTAGCCGGACCAGTCCAGCAATCGACGTTCGCGGACTCACGCGCAAGTTCGGCGACTTCGTTGCCGTGAACGACCTGTCGTTCTCGGTGGCGCAGGGCGAGGTCTTCGGCTTCCTGGGCGCCAACGGCGCCGGCAAGTCCACCACCATCCGCATGTTGTGCGGCCTGCTGCGCCCCACGGCCGGCACGGCGCTCGTCGGTGGCCTCGACGTTGGCCGCGATCCCGAGGGGGTGAAGCGGCGCATTGGCTACATGTCGCAGCGGTTCTCGCTGTACGAGCCGCTGACCGTGGACCAGAACATCCAGTTCTTCGGCGGCGTCTACGGGCTGTCGGGCGAGCGCTTTGCCGCGCGCCGGCGCTTCGTGCTGGAGATGGCAGGGCTCGAGGGCCGCGAGAAGACGCTGACCCGGGACCTTCCGGGCGGCTGGCGCCAGCGGCTCGCGCTCGGCTGCGCCATTCTGCACGAGCCCTCGATCGTGTTCCTGGACGAGCCCACGGGCGGCGTGGACCCGCTGTCGCGCCGCCGCTTCTGGGACCTCATCGGCGACCTCTCGTCCAAGGGCGTGACCGTGCTCGTCACGACGCACTACCTGGACGAGGCCGAGCACTGCCACCGGCTGGCCATCATTCACGCCGGCCAGCTCGCTGCCATCGGCACGGCGAACGAACTGAAGCAGGTGTTTTCGTCACGGCCGATCGTGGAGATCCAGTCCGCGCAACCCGTGCAGGCCATGGACGTGCTCGATCGCCTGGAGACGGTGGAGAAGACGAGCCTGTTCGGCACCGCCGTTCACGCCGTGATGCGCGATACCCAAACCTCCGCGGCCATGCTCTCGGCCAGCCTCACGGCCGCCGGCGTGACCGTGCGCAGCATCGGTCCGGTGTCGCCGTCGCTCGAAGACGTGTTCCTCGATGTGGTCGAGCGCTCTCTCGACCGGGTCGAGCGGGTAGGGACGGCATAA
- a CDS encoding TolC family protein, producing the protein MMRNFTILLLLAVSSLPLAAQPAPIRLTVADAITRGFEASHRLAEVRAREQGAQAALRGAQAADKPTVTAGGGYTRTNHVQEFAVSQGGARLVIYPDIPDNFSSRLAMQWPIYTSGRVDALERAADAEARAVAADIETARADLRFEIVRAYWGAATAREAVRVLEESAARADAQLRDARQRFSVGLIPPNEVLSLEAQRSREQAQLIEASNQRESSLIELRRLIGVVDETVIELADRLDASAFALENPSELRRDGPSLIAEAREQRPERKALTLRLGGIEAREQAAMTANKPVVAVAAGVDYAKPNQRIFPRQGIWQESWDLSVNVSWPFLDFGRTKAQVAEVAAAAAATRERLAEFDSVVSADVRQRLLDLDSSLAMVKAASDAVKSATEARRVVGDRFAAGVATSTDVVVAQVAMLENELARTRALAGVRLAEARLHRVLGRP; encoded by the coding sequence ATGATGCGCAACTTCACCATCCTCCTGCTCCTCGCCGTGTCCTCGCTGCCCCTGGCGGCGCAGCCGGCGCCCATCCGACTGACCGTGGCCGATGCCATCACCCGCGGCTTCGAGGCCAGCCATCGGCTGGCCGAGGTGCGCGCCCGCGAACAGGGCGCGCAGGCGGCGCTGCGCGGCGCGCAGGCAGCCGACAAGCCCACAGTGACCGCGGGCGGCGGCTACACGCGGACCAACCACGTGCAGGAATTCGCGGTCAGCCAGGGCGGCGCGCGCCTGGTGATCTACCCAGACATCCCCGACAACTTCTCGTCGCGCCTGGCCATGCAGTGGCCGATCTACACGTCGGGACGGGTCGACGCGCTCGAGCGGGCGGCCGATGCCGAAGCCCGCGCGGTGGCCGCCGACATCGAGACCGCGCGGGCCGATCTGCGCTTCGAGATCGTGCGCGCGTACTGGGGTGCGGCGACGGCTCGCGAGGCGGTGCGGGTGCTCGAAGAGTCGGCGGCCAGGGCCGATGCGCAGTTGCGCGACGCGCGCCAGCGATTCTCGGTGGGCCTGATCCCGCCCAACGAGGTGTTGAGCCTCGAGGCGCAGCGCTCGCGCGAGCAGGCGCAGCTGATCGAAGCCAGCAACCAGCGCGAGTCGTCTCTGATCGAACTGCGCCGGTTGATTGGCGTCGTTGACGAGACGGTGATCGAGCTTGCCGACAGACTTGATGCATCCGCCTTCGCTCTCGAGAATCCAAGCGAGCTTCGGCGGGACGGGCCGTCGCTTATTGCAGAAGCACGCGAGCAACGGCCCGAGCGGAAGGCGCTGACGCTCAGGCTTGGTGGCATCGAGGCGCGCGAGCAGGCGGCGATGACCGCGAACAAGCCGGTCGTCGCGGTAGCCGCCGGCGTGGACTATGCCAAGCCCAACCAGCGCATCTTCCCCCGCCAGGGCATCTGGCAGGAGTCGTGGGATCTCTCGGTCAACGTGAGCTGGCCGTTTCTGGATTTCGGTCGCACCAAGGCGCAGGTCGCCGAGGTGGCGGCCGCCGCCGCGGCCACCCGCGAGCGGCTGGCGGAGTTTGACTCGGTGGTGTCGGCCGACGTCCGCCAGCGCCTGCTCGACCTCGATTCGAGCCTGGCCATGGTCAAGGCCGCGTCCGATGCGGTCAAGAGCGCGACCGAGGCGCGTCGGGTCGTGGGCGATCGCTTTGCGGCCGGCGTCGCGACCAGCACGGACGTGGTGGTCGCGCAGGTGGCGATGCTCGAGAACGAACTGGCCCGGACGCGCGCGCTGGCCGGCGTGCGGCTAGCCGAAGCGCGCCTGCACCGCGTGCTGGGGAGGCCGTAA
- a CDS encoding ABC transporter ATP-binding protein produces MTPAIEFANVTKRYGAVEALSGVSFSVAPGEMFGLIGPDGAGKTTAIRTLCGLVHTDGGRVRVLGKDPVAEHRAITGTVGYLSQRFSLYGDLSIDENIAFFAEIHGVRDYRARRDRLLDMTQLTPFRARLADQLSGGMKQKLALACTLVHEPRVILLDEPTTGVDPVSRREFWKLLSQFLAQGITILMSTPYLDEAERCTRIVLLHEGRVLALDEPGALRASLPGTLLEVLVAAPGDALRALKGPGGVTSAQVFGDRLHVWSARTTAADAASEFAAAAARAGVHPAGVRAITPSLEDVFIAKLDSPASTFAVATADGESRTPH; encoded by the coding sequence ATGACGCCAGCGATTGAGTTTGCCAACGTCACGAAGCGCTACGGCGCCGTTGAGGCGCTCAGTGGCGTGTCGTTCAGCGTGGCGCCTGGAGAGATGTTCGGGTTGATTGGTCCGGACGGCGCCGGCAAGACCACCGCCATTCGCACCCTCTGCGGACTGGTGCATACGGACGGCGGACGGGTTCGTGTGCTCGGCAAGGATCCCGTTGCCGAACATCGCGCGATTACCGGCACCGTGGGCTACCTTTCGCAGCGGTTCAGCCTGTACGGCGACCTCAGCATCGACGAGAACATCGCGTTCTTCGCCGAGATTCACGGCGTGCGCGACTACCGCGCCCGCCGCGATCGCCTGCTCGACATGACGCAGCTCACGCCGTTTCGCGCGCGGCTGGCCGACCAGCTGTCGGGCGGCATGAAGCAGAAGCTGGCGCTGGCCTGCACCCTGGTCCACGAGCCGAGGGTCATTCTGCTCGACGAGCCCACCACCGGTGTGGACCCGGTGTCGCGCCGCGAGTTCTGGAAGCTGCTGTCGCAGTTCCTGGCGCAAGGCATCACCATCCTGATGTCGACCCCGTATCTGGACGAGGCCGAGCGCTGCACCCGCATTGTGCTGCTGCACGAAGGCCGGGTGCTGGCGCTTGATGAACCCGGCGCACTTCGCGCGAGCTTGCCGGGCACGCTGCTCGAGGTGCTGGTCGCGGCACCCGGCGACGCCCTGCGCGCACTCAAGGGTCCCGGCGGCGTGACGAGCGCCCAGGTGTTCGGCGACCGGCTGCACGTGTGGAGCGCCCGCACGACCGCGGCCGACGCCGCGAGCGAGTTCGCCGCCGCCGCGGCCCGCGCCGGCGTTCATCCAGCCGGTGTGCGCGCCATTACCCCGTCGCTCGAAGACGTCTTTATTGCCAAACTGGACAGTCCGGCTTCCACCTTCGCCGTGGCTACGGCGGACGGGGAAAGCCGGACGCCACATTGA
- a CDS encoding efflux RND transporter periplasmic adaptor subunit: protein MTHIKCLLLVPALLLAVGCAEDAPTDRVRVSGHVEATEVRLAPDAGGRVLTLSAKEGDRIEPGQTVLTLDTRDIALAIDRAKAERAAAEAQLQVVQAAARPEDVRQAESQIATARADQSAAESELAAAGLDLERFESLLKTNSGSQKQRDDAATRRNVARDRVSAAQSRVRTAEETLVRVRAGARREEVAAARARVDVVSAQIASLEKTLGDATLISPIGGIVTEKLVEVGEIIAPRAPALVVVDLDRAWADVFVPEPIVPALRIGQPATVFTDAGGPGLAGTLSYISPKAEFTPRNVQTAEERSKLVYRIRISVDNKEGILKQGMPVEAELVLR, encoded by the coding sequence ATGACGCACATCAAATGCCTCCTCCTCGTCCCGGCACTCCTCCTCGCAGTCGGCTGCGCCGAAGACGCACCGACCGATCGCGTTCGCGTGTCGGGACACGTCGAAGCGACCGAAGTGCGGTTGGCACCCGACGCGGGCGGGCGCGTCCTGACCCTTTCGGCGAAGGAGGGCGACCGCATCGAGCCCGGGCAGACGGTGCTGACGCTCGACACTCGGGACATCGCATTGGCCATCGACCGCGCCAAGGCGGAGCGCGCGGCGGCCGAGGCCCAGTTGCAAGTGGTGCAAGCCGCGGCGCGGCCTGAAGACGTGCGTCAGGCCGAGTCACAGATCGCCACCGCCAGGGCCGATCAGTCTGCGGCGGAGTCGGAACTTGCCGCCGCCGGCCTGGACCTCGAGCGCTTCGAAAGCCTGCTCAAGACCAACTCCGGCTCGCAGAAACAACGCGATGACGCCGCGACCCGCCGCAATGTGGCCCGCGACCGCGTGTCTGCCGCCCAGAGCCGCGTGCGCACCGCTGAAGAAACGCTGGTCCGCGTTCGCGCTGGCGCCCGTCGTGAAGAAGTGGCCGCGGCCCGCGCCCGCGTCGACGTCGTCAGCGCGCAGATCGCCTCCCTCGAAAAGACGCTTGGCGACGCCACGCTCATCTCCCCGATCGGCGGCATCGTCACCGAGAAGCTGGTCGAGGTCGGCGAGATCATCGCGCCACGGGCTCCCGCGCTGGTTGTGGTGGACCTCGATCGCGCGTGGGCCGACGTGTTTGTGCCCGAGCCGATTGTGCCGGCGCTGCGCATTGGCCAACCCGCGACCGTGTTCACCGACGCCGGCGGCCCCGGACTGGCCGGCACGCTCTCGTACATCTCGCCCAAGGCCGAGTTCACGCCACGCAACGTGCAGACCGCCGAGGAGCGATCGAAGCTGGTCTACCGCATTCGCATTTCCGTGGACAACAAGGAAGGCATTCTCAAACAAGGGATGCCGGTGGAGGCGGAGCTAGTGCTTCGCTAG
- a CDS encoding TetR/AcrR family transcriptional regulator, which produces MTKTRSAGRPDTRDAIFQAAALAFSARGFDGVGVDEIAAQAQVNKAMIYYHFADKLALYRAVVGDMLGSVGATATAIADSADSPSNKLDRFIENFVSLADLRPWFPTMMLREIADGAPHLDLDTFELMKGVFMAFARILAEGAAAGTFRPVHPILAYTSTMGPLLMNAARERMAAQPGRADLPMFAEIPHADLVGHIQYTAHRMLQPI; this is translated from the coding sequence ATGACGAAGACACGCTCGGCTGGCCGGCCTGACACTCGCGACGCAATCTTCCAGGCTGCCGCCCTGGCCTTCTCGGCGCGCGGGTTCGACGGCGTGGGCGTTGACGAGATCGCGGCGCAAGCGCAGGTCAACAAGGCGATGATCTACTACCACTTCGCCGACAAACTCGCCCTGTACCGCGCCGTCGTCGGCGACATGCTCGGATCAGTCGGCGCCACGGCCACGGCGATCGCCGACTCGGCCGACTCACCCTCGAACAAGCTGGACCGGTTCATCGAGAATTTCGTGAGCCTCGCCGACTTGCGGCCGTGGTTCCCGACGATGATGCTTCGCGAGATCGCCGACGGTGCGCCGCATCTCGACCTCGATACGTTCGAGTTGATGAAGGGCGTGTTCATGGCGTTCGCCCGCATTCTCGCCGAGGGTGCCGCGGCCGGCACGTTCCGGCCGGTGCATCCGATCCTGGCCTACACGTCGACGATGGGCCCGCTCCTGATGAACGCCGCGCGCGAACGGATGGCCGCGCAGCCGGGCCGCGCCGACCTGCCGATGTTCGCCGAGATTCCCCACGCCGACCTGGTCGGGCACATCCAATACACCGCACACCGAATGCTCCAACCCATATGA